The stretch of DNA GAGCCATACCGAAAGCCATCGCTGGCGGCGGACTGGTGAGATACGGACTCGAGCGACGATCCAGAGAGCGAGACGAGGGACCGAGCACGTTCGAACCCGACACCGGAGACGTAGCGGGTGGAACCGACGGCAAAGACGTCTCCGACCAGGCGCACGCGGCTGGCTCCCGCCACGACCTCGGTCGAACGTCAGAAACCGGTCCCGAGGGCGACGTCTCGAGTTCCGCTCAACTCGGTGACGAACGGGACGCGGAATCGGAGGGTGAGATCGAGTTTACGGACGGGGAAGACGAGGGAGAGACACGATCGAAACCCGACGCCACGGACACGGACGATCCCCGACGAAACACCGACGATGACGACGTCGAGATCGACGTTTCCGATACGGCGATGGCCGACGAGCCCGCCGAAGCGACCGGTCCCGATCCGGAGCAGGCACAGCCGTCACAGACCGACGCCACGGAACCGGAGGAAACCCCGGAGGAAGACGCATCACACATGAAAGTCGATCCGGACGAGGACGCGGACAACGAGGACGAAATAGCCGGCGCGGACGAAGACGAGGACACGTAACCGGGTGGTGTTCGATACCGGTCCGCGAGTCGATCCGCCGCCGTCCGATCCGCGGAGTCACGTTCCGACCTGGCGGTACCACGCCCGCGAACTCGGTCGCCGTCTCTCCCACTACGTCGCCAAACGCCGTCGCGGGTATCGGGATCGTGGCTCGCTCGAGCGGGCAGCCGAGACGATCCTCGCGGAACGGGCCGAACGCGGGTTCGAGGCCGGCGGACACTTTCGAGGCGTCTGGCCGCGAGACCTCTGTTTCGCGGCTCGTGGGCTCGTGGCTGCCGGCTACGGGTCCGAGGTCGCAGAGACTGGCGATCGAATCATCGACTCACTCTCGGAGGTCTTCTACACCGACTTCCACGACGAATACCGGGCCGCGACGCCGGCTGAGGGCGTCGACACGTTCCCCGCTCTCGTCCTCTTGCTCTCGGCGGTCGATCGCCTCGAGGCACACGCCGACTCGATCATCGATCTCGCGGCGATCTACCGCGAGAAGTTCGTCGGTCCCGAGACGGGACTGGTAACAGGGAGGGGGAGTTCCTGGTGGGACTCGGCGGCCCAGCCACGCGAAGCGTACAACACCGTGCTGTTGCTTGCTGCAGTCGAGCGACTCGAGGAGCGTGGGATCGCGACGACGTTTACCGGCGAGTCGGAGTCGATTCGGAACGCACTCGTCTCGCATCTCTGGAACGGCAGCTACTTCGACGAGCGACGGGGATCGTCCGTGCTCGCGTGTGACGCGAACGTCACGGCGCTTTACTTCGGCCTGGTCGACGACGAACGGGCACGATCGATCGCCGATTCGCTCTCGACTCTCGAGACGCCGTACGGCCTCCGGATGCGAGCGCGTCCGTTCGGCCCGACCGAGGTCCACCCGTTCTTCCTCCTGCACCGGGACTACCACTACCACGTCTGGCCCTGGAACAGCCTCACGTACGCGAACGGGATTGCTGGATACGGCCTCGAGGAGCGAGCCCAGCGGGAAGTAAACCGCATCGAGCGACTGCTCGCTCCCTACGGCAACTTCCTCGAGGTGTGTACGTTCGAGGGCGAGCCGTACGTCAAACGCGGCTACGCGAGCGCGGAGGACTTCACGGTCGCGGCGGCGCTGTGGACGGAGTACGACCGGCGGTTCAGGGACTGATTCGTAGTTTCGTTTCCTCCTGCCGGACAGTCTCTCCGAGCGTGGAAAACCCTCATTTCCACGTTAGTTGTAGGTGAGACGAACCGCGCTACCGGCGCGTCGGGGATCGAAATGAGCGAGACACCACAGCACGAACGGCCGAGCATCGACCCCGAGTACGATCACATCCGGGAAGAGGGCGTCGACGAGGACCGACTCGAGGAGTTGCTGTCGGCGTACACGCTCCGTCGGGACGACCACGAGAACGCGCCTGCGTTCGTGATCCGGCCGACCGACGTCCAGGAGGTGCTGACGCTGCTTCGTGAGGAGGCGGGGTTCGATCACCTCTCGTGTATCACTGCCCAGGAGTACGAGGATCGGTACGAGTCGATTCTCCACCTGACGAAGTACGATCAGCGGACCCACGAGGTATCGCTGGTCGTCCAACTTCCGCGTGACGATCCGGTCTGTCAGAGCGCCGAACCCGTCTTCCGGACCGCGGACTGGCACGAGCGGGAGGCCTACGACCTCGTCGGCATCGAGTACGAGGGCCATCCCGACATGCGACGAATCTTGCTGCCCGACTCGTGGCAGGGACATCCGCTCTCGCTGGACTACGACCAGAACAAGCCGCAGGTAATCCAGTTCGCCGAACACGCGAACCCACTCCAGGAGAGCCGCAGGGGCGCCGAGTCGGAGACGATGTTGCTCAACATCGGCCCGCACCACCCGGCAACCCACGGCGTGCTCCACCTCAAAGCGGTACTGGACGGCGAGACAGTCGCTGACGTCGATCCGGACATCGGTTACCTCCACCGCTGCGAGGAACAGATGTGCCAGCAGGGGACCTACCGCCACCAGATCATCCCCTACTCCAACCGGTGGGACTACACGGCGAACCTGCCCAACGAGTGGGCGGTCGCCCGCGCGATCGAGGACGTCGCCGACATCGAGGTCCCCGAGTACGCCCAGGTCCTGCGAACGATGGCGACGGAACTGGGTCGCATGCTCGGTCACTTCCTCGCGCTCGGCACCTTCGCGCTCGACGTCTACGGCGAGTTCACCGCCATCTTCCAGTACGCCTTCCGCGACCGCGAGGTGGTCCAGGACATCCTGGAGGACCTGACCGGCCAGCGGATGATGTTCTACTACTTCCGACTCGGCGGCGTCTGCTGGGATCTGCCCGAACCCCGCGAGGAGTTCATCGAGAAGACCAGGGACTTCCTCGACGAACTGCCCGCGAAACTCGACGAGTACCACGACCTCATCGTCACCAACGAAATCTTCCAGCTTCGAACCGTCAACACCGGAATTCTCGAGCCGGAAGTGGCCAAAGACTACGGCGTCACGGGACCGGTCGCCCGTGGATCGGGGATCGACTACGACGTCCGGCGTGACGATCCGTACGGCTACTACGAGAATCTGGAGTGGGACGTCGTCACCCGCGACGGCTGTGACAACCACGCTCGCGTCCTCTGTCGCATGCAGGAAGTCGAGGAATCGGCCAAGATCGTCCAGCAGTGTCTCGACCTGCTCGAGGACTGGCCCGAGGACGAACGCACGGTCCAGAGTAACGTCCCGCGGACGCTGAAGCCGGACGCCGACGTCGAGACCTATCGTGCGGTCGAATCCGCGAAGGGCGAACTTGGGATCTATCTCCGTTCGGACGGCACGAACTCCCCGGCCCGGTTCAAGATCCGCAGCCCGTGTTTCCACAACCTCTCGGCACTGCCCGAGATGGCCGAAGGCGAGTACGTCCCCGACCTGATCGCGTCGCTCGGGAGCCTGGATATCGTCCTGGGGAGCGTCGACCGCTGACTACGCCCGTTCGCTCTCCTCGACGTACTGGATGCAGTGGTTTCGAGCCGTCGACACGTGATCGGCTGTCTCCCCCGACGCTTCCTCGGCCAACCCGTCGAGTTTCTCCGCGATTTCGACGATCCGATCGTCCTTCGGCCCCGGTTCGGACTGGGTGAGTCGGCCGTCCTGTTCTTCGAAAACGCCGGCCGTGATCGACTCGAGCTGTGACTTGATCGTTCGGTCCGCGCCGTCGACAGCCAGCTGGAGGTGCTCGCGTACTCGTTTGAGGTGTTCTTCGGGGTCGTCTTCCCGGTCGCTCATACCGGTCGTAGGAGAGCGATTGGGGTAGGTGTCGGGCCTGCTGGTGATGGTGACGTTCGACGTGTCCCTGTTACTTTCCCACATACGATAGCGACACCAGCCCGTCACAGACGATGGCAACACTATCCGATACCGACGAGATTCCCCGAGACGCCGAGGGATCGACAGCCGTAAGTACGCCACACCGGACGCTCCGAACGAATGTCGATCGAACGGTTGTGGGTGGGCGTCGCGACGCTTCGATCCCGCTGGCGGGCGCTCGAGCGTGACTGGCAAAGCGTCGTCGTCGCAGCGATCGTCGTCGCGACGACCGTCGCACTCGAGGTCCGGGTTCCCTGGTGACGAAATGTCGGTACGTCGACTTCTTCCGGGCCTCGTCGCCCTCTGTCTCGGTGCCGTTCTCGCTCGCGCCGTCGGACTCGCTGTCGGCGTCAACCACCTGCTGGTCGCCATCGCGCTCGGATTCGTACTGGCAAATGCCGTCGGCGTCCCCGACCGCCTCGCACCCGGCGTTGGGACCCACAAGCTCTGGCTGGGTGCCGGGATCGTCCTCATGGGCGCGTCGCTGACGCTCGAGACGGTCCTCGAGGTCGGCGGGCGCGTCCTGCTCGTGTTGCTGGTCGTCACCACGAGCACGCTCCTGTTCGTCGAGGTGCTCTCCCGGAACGTCGCCGGACTCGGGGACCGACTCGGATCGCTGCTCGCGGCCGGAGCCAGCATCTGTGGCGTCTCGGCCGTCGTCGCCGTCGCCGGCGCGATACGCGCTCGTGAGGATCAGATCGCCTACGCCGCCGCAACCGTACTGTTGTTCGACGCTGTCACCCTCGTCGTCTATCCGATCGTCGGCGACCTGCTCGGCCTCTCGAGCACCGTCTTCGGCGTCTGGGCCGGCGTCAGCATGTTCTCGACCGGGCCCGTCGTCGCGGTCGGGTTCGCCCACTCCGACGCCGCTGGCCAGTGGGCGACGATGACGAAACTCGCCCGGAACGCCCTGATCGGGGTCGTCGTCCTCGCCTACGCGAGTTACTACGCCCGCGGGACCGACGGTGGCCGTCTCTCGGTCCGGACCCTCTGGGACGAGTTCCCCAAGTTCGTGCTCGGATTTCTCGTGCTTGTCGCCCTCTCGAGCCTGGGCGCGTTCTCACCGGCACAGCAGGCATCGATCGAGAACGCCTATAGCTGGCTGTTCTTGCTCGCGTTCGTCGGGCTCGGGATGGAGATTCGGCTCGCTCAACTCCGGAGTACCGGACTCGCACCTGCGGCCGTCGTGCTGGCGGCGCTGATCGTCGCCAGTACGCTGTCTCTCGTGGCACTTACGGTGTTGTTCTGAGCGCATCGTCACCGACGAGCATCGATCTCGGCACGTAGTTCGCACCAATATTTGCCACTGCGTCGCCGATCCCGTGCGTTGGTTGCGTTAGCGGTCGTCAGCGCGACTGTTTCACCGTTCGAGACGTTCGCTCGCCGATCGGCCCGGCCCTTCAGAGACCGAAATCGAGGGCCTGCGGTTGGATCGCGGTACCTCTCCGTGGCTGTTATTCACACGCCTTCGCTGGCAACGCTTGCCCAGTTCTGGTTGAAAACCAAAGAATTGCAGGCTAACGAGGGGATACAAGGTCGGGAACACTACGGAGGGATAGTTCATGCAACGAACCTATTCGCGCCGTTCTGTACTGGAGCTTGCAGGTGTCGGGTCTGCTATCTCTCTTGCGGGCTGTACCGGTGCCTTCGGTGGCGGCGACGCCGTTCGAATCTCCGGTGGCGTCGGGCCACTGCCGATGGTCGAGGTGTGGGCGGACATCTACGAGGACCAGCACGAGGATGTCTCGTTCGACATCTCCGGCGGTGGCACCGGCGTCGGCGTCTCCGACCTGTTCAACGGCCAGGTCGACATCGCGATGATGGGCCGCGAACCCGAACCCGAAGAGACCGAGCAGGGACTGTTCGCCGTCCCGATGCTCATCGACACCGTCGTCGGCACAGTCAACGTCGACAACCCCGTCCTCGAGGAACTCCAGAAGGACGGCCTGACCCGCGAAGAACTCGAGGCCGTCTTCACCCGGGAGATTACCAACTGGGGCGAACTCGTCGACGCCGACGTCGACGAGGAGATCACCGTCTACGGCCGCTCGGACGCTTCTGCAGCCTACAAGCAGTGGGGCGACTTCCTCGCGGGCGAGGGCGACGCCTACACGGAGAGCGAACTCGAGGACTACGCAGACGCCAACCACAACGGCGATCAGCCGGTCGCCGAGGCCGTCGCAAGCAACGAGAACGCCATCTCGCTGAACAACATCAACTACGTCTACGACCTCGACAGTGGCGAACTCGAGGGCGACATCCGTCCGGTGCCGCTCGACCGGGACGGCGAGGGACTCTCCGAGGAGGAGGACTTCTACGAGACTCGCGAGGACTTCCTCGCGGCCGTCGAAGCCGGCGAGTATCCGGCCCCGCCAGCACGCGAGATGTTCCTCGCGTCCAACGGCGGCTTCGAGGGCGAAGCCTACGACTTCGTCGAGTGGGTCCTCACCGAGGGCCAGCAGTACGTCCGGGACAACGGCTACGTGCCGCTCGAGGAGGACACGCTCGAGGAGGCACAGGAGAACCTGGCCGAGGGGCCGTGAACTGAATGTCGGGCTCGACGGAATCGACGGGTAGTGCTCGAGGACGAGGAAGCCGGCTCCGCCGTCGCCTGCTTCTCGAACGGCTGAGCAGCGACTGGTTTCTCGGTGCCGGCTACTTCGCCATCGCCCTGTTCGCGCTGATCGTCCTGACGCTGCTGTACCAGTCGCTGCCGCTGCTCGAGCAGTACTCGGTCGTCCAGATGTTGACCTCGTCGAACTGGGATCCCGCACAGAACGAGTTCGGGTTCCTTCCGGCGATCGTCGGGACCATTTACGTCACGATCCTCTCGATGGCGATGGGGACGCCGATCGCGATCCTCGCGGCGATCTACATCGCCGAGTACGCCGAGGGTCGACTGAAGACGATCGTCTCCTCGTTCATCGACGTCCTCGCGGCAATTCCCAGCGTCATCTTCGGGCTCGTCGCCTTGATCGTCGTCGTCCCGTTCGTCGGCGACTACCTCGCGCCTGCCGTGGGCTCGAGCGCGACCGGCCTGGGGATTCTCACAGTTAGTCTTGTGATGGCGATCGTCGTCACCCCCTTCATGATCTCACTGTCGGTCGAGTCGCTCGAGGCCCTGCCGGACGAACTCCGGGAGTCCTCGCTGGGCGTCGGCGCGACGAAGTGGGAGACGATCCGGTCGGTCCTGTTGCGTGCTGCGGGGCCGGGCATCTTCTCGGCAATCTTGCTCGGCTTCGGACGGGTCTTCGGCGCGACGATCGTTCCCGCAATGTTGATCGGTGGCCAGACCCAGCTTCCCGACTCGCTCTTTGCGACCGGGCAGACGCTCCCGACGCTGATCGTCAACGACTTCGGCGAACTCATGTCGCTGCCGCTGACCCAGTCGGCGCTGATCTTCGTCGGGCTGATGCTCGTCGTCGTCGTCTGGCTCTTCAACTTCGGCGCGATGCTCGTCCGCCGCCGACTGCAACGGAGGTGGCAGTACTGATGGACCGCTACGCCAGACAGCGGCTGTTCGGCTGGCTCGCCCGCGGTGCCGCCGCGCTCGTCGTCGCCGTGATGGTCATGGTCGTCGCCGTGACGCTCTACCGTGGCGGACGCGTGTTCCTCACCGACCCCGCCATCGCGATCACGCCGCCGGGATCGCGGTACATGCTCGAGGCCGAGGGCGGATTCCTGCACGCCGTCGTGGGCAGCGTCTTCATCGTCGGCCCGGCGACGGTCGTCTCCGCGATCCTCGCGATGTCGACCGCGATCTACCTCCAGAGCGACTACTCGAGCGAACGGTTCGCCGACGCGGTGAACATGTTCCTGAACGTACTCTGGGGGACGCCACCGATCGTCTACGGGGTGTTCGTCCTGACGATCATCATCGCGATCGGTGCCCGGACGAGCCTGTTCTTCGGGATCGTCGCCATCGCGATCTTCCAGTACCCGATTATGACCAGGTACATCGACGAGGCACTGCGGTCGGCCCCCGACACCGTGAAGGAAGCGACCTACGGTCTCGGCGGAACCCGACTCGAGGCTGCGCTGATGACCGCGCGTGCGGCGCTGCCGGGGATCGTCGCCGGGATCATCATGGGCTTCGCCCGCGGCATCGGCGACGCCGCGACCGTTCTCTTCACCGCGGGTCGGAGCACGAACATGCCCTCGGGCCCCTTCGACGGCGCGACGACGCTGCCGGTGATGATCTTCGACCAGGCGATGTCGTTCAACGCCGAGGTCCGGTCACACGCCTACGCAGCGGCGTTCATCCTCATCGTCGTCGTGCTGGGGCTGATCCTCGTCTCGAAACTGCTCGCCGGCCGCTACGCCCGGTTCGCACCAGGAGGTAGCCACTCATGACAGATGCGACACTCACCACCGAGAACCTCGCCGTAACGTACACCGGAGACCGCGAGGTCGAGGCCGTCAAGGGCGTCGACCTCGAGTTCGCCGCGAACCAGTTGACTGCCATCATCGGCCCTTCCGGTTGTGGGAAGTCGACGCTGCTGAAGTCGCTGAACCGGCTCCACGAGATCCAGCCCAACGCGGAGATCACGGGTGACGTCGCCCTGAACGGGGAGTCGGTCTACGACACGGACGACCCCGCACCCGAGATCCGCAGGCGGATCGGCTACGTTCCACAGGAGCCGACGCCGCTGCCGCTGTCGATCTACGAGAACGTCGCCTACGGCCTGCGGATCCACGGCGACTACGACTCTCAGGCGGAACTCGACGAACTCGTCGAGAGCTACCTGCGGAAGGTCAACCTCTGGGAGGAGGTCGAGGATCGATTGGACGCGCCGGGCGCGGAACTCTCGACCGGTCAGATCCAGCGGCTCTGTCTCGCCCGCTCGCTTGCCGTCGAGCCCGAAGTCCTGCTCTGTGACGAAGTCACCTCCGCGCTCGACCCCATCTCGGCCGAGACAGTCGAGGAGACGCTCGCGGACCTCAAGGAGGAGTACACGATCGTCATGGTCACCCACAGCATGGACCAGGCCAGACGGCTCGCCGACGAGGTCGTCTTCCTCTACCTGGGCGAGGTCGTTGAGCAAAATGACGCACGGTCGTTCTTCGAGAATCCACAGCACGAACGGACGAAACAGTTCGTCAAGGGACACGTGATCGGAGCCGACTCGGACGCCGAAGACGACGAGGCGACCGCCGGCGAGACCGTCGCCGCCAGGCAGTAGCGCGACTCGAGCGCACTCTTCTCACTACTCGAGCCACTCGAGTTCGTACTCGTCGGTGACCTCCCCGGCAATCTCGTCGAACCGATCGAACGCCATTGGCGGCGGATGCGGATGGCGTGCGCTAATATCGTCGGAGATGTCCTCGTGGTAACGGACCTGGACCTCCACGTCGTAGGGGAACTCTTCGGGGTCGGTGCCGACGAACCCGTGGCCGTCCTGCGCTCGGGCGAGGAGGCTCCGCCACTGGTCGGCCGACGCGAGTCCTGCCGATTCGACGCCGTGGGCGAAGAGGTTCGCCCGGATCTCGTCGTACGCGTCCGTGTTCTCGAGGTACTCCTCCATAAATTCGGTGTCCGACTCGGTGTTGAACGCCGCCCAGTAGGGAACAGAGCCGGTCCGGATCGTCCACCAGGGTTCGACGAGGGCAAAGGACTGGACGAACAGCCGATCGACCGACCGGTCTCGTCTTTCGTACCGGCGTCGATAGAGATCCGCGACGAACGGACTCAGATCGCGCGGATCGTCGAACTGGAGCCGCCGGAGGTCGTATCCCTGCTCGTCGGCGACCCGCTCTACGTCCTCGAGCAGCGCGGGCTCGAACCCCCACTCGGCCTCGAGGGTCCGGCCGTCGGGTTCCGGCACGTCCCACTCGCGGACGTCGGCGTCCTGTCGCTCGAGGAACTCCGAGATCTTCTCGCTGCCCTCGTAGTACTCCTCGGGTTCGAGCCCTCCGAGCCCGCCGAGCTGGAAACTGTGCCGGTCGCCGAGGTCGATCGCCGGCCAGTCGTGTTCGCACTCGAGCGAGATCACGGTCCCGCCGGGCTCGAGCACGGTTTTCAGGAACTCCTCGTAGGCCTCGCCCAGCACGCACGATTTCGTCCGGAAGTAGCCGAGTTTCCGGACCATCAGCCGATCCTGGTTGGGGTCGTGCATCTGGTGGAGCGACACGTCGGGGTTCGCCTCGAGGAACGGCTCGGCGTGTTCGTACCCCCATCGGATATCCTCACGGATCGCGTCGGGGTGACAGTCCCGCCGGACGGGGACGAGAAACGTCTGGGGGAGCCACGGGATACCCAGCAGTGCCGAGAGGAAGACGCCCGCGCCGTTGCTCGAGCCGACGATCACCGCCGGATACCCCCGCGTGGGGTACTGGTCGACGACCCACTCGCGGAAGCGTTCGACGTCGACGGAGTCGAGGTCGTCCGGCGAGACGCCCTCGTTCGCACCGCCCTGCGTGTAGATGGCGGTCCGGAGTCGCCGAGGGAGGTGATTGACGCGCTTCGCCAGTGGGGTTAGCCCGGGGTGAAGCATCCCGAGCCTGGGGAACTGCTCACCCCGGAGGTAGCTCGCCGCCGCCCGGACGAACACGGTCGTCGAGTCGAAGTTCGGGAGTCCCTGGGGGGTCGAACGATCGCCGGAGAGTAACTGTGAGATTCGCATCGACTGCGTACCGATGGCAACGACACTCTGTCGGATAATACGCGGGCAAGCATTGCACACTGCGGCGCGGAACTTACTTGAGAGTGAACCCCTACTTGACAGGTATGTCCAACGATGCACACGACGAGGGAACGTTCGACGAATACGGGGGTCGACACGTTCCGGAACCGCTCGAGAGGCCACTCGAGCAACTCGCCGCCGCCTACGACGAGGTTGCGACGACCGAGGAGTTCCAGGCCGACTTTCGGGACCACCTCGAGGAGTTCGCGGGACGGCCGACGCCGCTGTACTACGCCGGAAACCTGAGCGACCGCTACGGCGCGGACATCTATCTCAAGCGCGAGGACCTGCTGCACGGCGGCGCGCACAAGATCAACAACGTGCTCGGCCAGGCGCTGCTGGCCAAACGCGCCGGCCGCGACCGACTGATCGCCGAAACCGGAGCAGGACAGCACGGCGTCGCGACCGCGATGGCCGGTGCGCTGTTCGACCTCGAGACGGAGATCTACATGGGCCGAAAAGACGTCGAGCGACAGGAGATGAACGTCTTCCGGATGCGCCTGATGGGTGCCGACGTCAACGAGGTCACCCGCGGCGACGAGGGGCTGGCAGACGCCGTCGACGCCGCTCTGGAGGACTTCGCAGAGAACGTCGACGACACGCACTACCTCGTCGGCAGCGTCGT from Natronobacterium texcoconense encodes:
- a CDS encoding glucosidase family protein — encoded protein: MFDTGPRVDPPPSDPRSHVPTWRYHARELGRRLSHYVAKRRRGYRDRGSLERAAETILAERAERGFEAGGHFRGVWPRDLCFAARGLVAAGYGSEVAETGDRIIDSLSEVFYTDFHDEYRAATPAEGVDTFPALVLLLSAVDRLEAHADSIIDLAAIYREKFVGPETGLVTGRGSSWWDSAAQPREAYNTVLLLAAVERLEERGIATTFTGESESIRNALVSHLWNGSYFDERRGSSVLACDANVTALYFGLVDDERARSIADSLSTLETPYGLRMRARPFGPTEVHPFFLLHRDYHYHVWPWNSLTYANGIAGYGLEERAQREVNRIERLLAPYGNFLEVCTFEGEPYVKRGYASAEDFTVAAALWTEYDRRFRD
- a CDS encoding NADH-quinone oxidoreductase subunit D produces the protein MSETPQHERPSIDPEYDHIREEGVDEDRLEELLSAYTLRRDDHENAPAFVIRPTDVQEVLTLLREEAGFDHLSCITAQEYEDRYESILHLTKYDQRTHEVSLVVQLPRDDPVCQSAEPVFRTADWHEREAYDLVGIEYEGHPDMRRILLPDSWQGHPLSLDYDQNKPQVIQFAEHANPLQESRRGAESETMLLNIGPHHPATHGVLHLKAVLDGETVADVDPDIGYLHRCEEQMCQQGTYRHQIIPYSNRWDYTANLPNEWAVARAIEDVADIEVPEYAQVLRTMATELGRMLGHFLALGTFALDVYGEFTAIFQYAFRDREVVQDILEDLTGQRMMFYYFRLGGVCWDLPEPREEFIEKTRDFLDELPAKLDEYHDLIVTNEIFQLRTVNTGILEPEVAKDYGVTGPVARGSGIDYDVRRDDPYGYYENLEWDVVTRDGCDNHARVLCRMQEVEESAKIVQQCLDLLEDWPEDERTVQSNVPRTLKPDADVETYRAVESAKGELGIYLRSDGTNSPARFKIRSPCFHNLSALPEMAEGEYVPDLIASLGSLDIVLGSVDR
- a CDS encoding DUF7553 family protein, producing the protein MSDREDDPEEHLKRVREHLQLAVDGADRTIKSQLESITAGVFEEQDGRLTQSEPGPKDDRIVEIAEKLDGLAEEASGETADHVSTARNHCIQYVEESERA
- a CDS encoding YeiH family protein, with protein sequence MSVRRLLPGLVALCLGAVLARAVGLAVGVNHLLVAIALGFVLANAVGVPDRLAPGVGTHKLWLGAGIVLMGASLTLETVLEVGGRVLLVLLVVTTSTLLFVEVLSRNVAGLGDRLGSLLAAGASICGVSAVVAVAGAIRAREDQIAYAAATVLLFDAVTLVVYPIVGDLLGLSSTVFGVWAGVSMFSTGPVVAVGFAHSDAAGQWATMTKLARNALIGVVVLAYASYYARGTDGGRLSVRTLWDEFPKFVLGFLVLVALSSLGAFSPAQQASIENAYSWLFLLAFVGLGMEIRLAQLRSTGLAPAAVVLAALIVASTLSLVALTVLF
- a CDS encoding PstS family phosphate ABC transporter substrate-binding protein yields the protein MQRTYSRRSVLELAGVGSAISLAGCTGAFGGGDAVRISGGVGPLPMVEVWADIYEDQHEDVSFDISGGGTGVGVSDLFNGQVDIAMMGREPEPEETEQGLFAVPMLIDTVVGTVNVDNPVLEELQKDGLTREELEAVFTREITNWGELVDADVDEEITVYGRSDASAAYKQWGDFLAGEGDAYTESELEDYADANHNGDQPVAEAVASNENAISLNNINYVYDLDSGELEGDIRPVPLDRDGEGLSEEEDFYETREDFLAAVEAGEYPAPPAREMFLASNGGFEGEAYDFVEWVLTEGQQYVRDNGYVPLEEDTLEEAQENLAEGP
- the pstC gene encoding phosphate ABC transporter permease subunit PstC; this encodes MSGSTESTGSARGRGSRLRRRLLLERLSSDWFLGAGYFAIALFALIVLTLLYQSLPLLEQYSVVQMLTSSNWDPAQNEFGFLPAIVGTIYVTILSMAMGTPIAILAAIYIAEYAEGRLKTIVSSFIDVLAAIPSVIFGLVALIVVVPFVGDYLAPAVGSSATGLGILTVSLVMAIVVTPFMISLSVESLEALPDELRESSLGVGATKWETIRSVLLRAAGPGIFSAILLGFGRVFGATIVPAMLIGGQTQLPDSLFATGQTLPTLIVNDFGELMSLPLTQSALIFVGLMLVVVVWLFNFGAMLVRRRLQRRWQY
- a CDS encoding PstA family ABC transporter permease, whose protein sequence is MDRYARQRLFGWLARGAAALVVAVMVMVVAVTLYRGGRVFLTDPAIAITPPGSRYMLEAEGGFLHAVVGSVFIVGPATVVSAILAMSTAIYLQSDYSSERFADAVNMFLNVLWGTPPIVYGVFVLTIIIAIGARTSLFFGIVAIAIFQYPIMTRYIDEALRSAPDTVKEATYGLGGTRLEAALMTARAALPGIVAGIIMGFARGIGDAATVLFTAGRSTNMPSGPFDGATTLPVMIFDQAMSFNAEVRSHAYAAAFILIVVVLGLILVSKLLAGRYARFAPGGSHS
- a CDS encoding phosphate ABC transporter ATP-binding protein, yielding MTDATLTTENLAVTYTGDREVEAVKGVDLEFAANQLTAIIGPSGCGKSTLLKSLNRLHEIQPNAEITGDVALNGESVYDTDDPAPEIRRRIGYVPQEPTPLPLSIYENVAYGLRIHGDYDSQAELDELVESYLRKVNLWEEVEDRLDAPGAELSTGQIQRLCLARSLAVEPEVLLCDEVTSALDPISAETVEETLADLKEEYTIVMVTHSMDQARRLADEVVFLYLGEVVEQNDARSFFENPQHERTKQFVKGHVIGADSDAEDDEATAGETVAARQ